The following are encoded together in the Robertmurraya sp. FSL R5-0851 genome:
- a CDS encoding energy-coupling factor ABC transporter ATP-binding protein, with amino-acid sequence MSNLVTSIVQIENVSFKYDLQEEYALNDVSFNINKGEWLAIVGHNGSGKSTLAKLLNGLQFAEKGSITIGGTKLSEETVWDTRKMVGMVFQNPDNQFVGTTVQDDVAFGLENHGVPREEMIIRVQEALEQVKMSQFLLQEPHHLSGGQKQRVAIASVLALKPAIIVLDEATSMLDPKGREQVLETIRELKSDNELTVVSITHDLEEAAKADRMIVMNRGQLYKEGTPKEIFQLEEELISLGLDIPFSVKLSKKLKELGMTLDKHFLSEEELVKQLWTSHSKK; translated from the coding sequence ATGAGTAATTTGGTAACATCCATTGTTCAGATAGAGAATGTCTCTTTTAAATATGATCTTCAAGAGGAGTACGCCTTAAATGATGTCTCCTTTAACATAAATAAAGGCGAATGGCTTGCCATTGTCGGTCATAATGGATCTGGTAAGTCAACGCTTGCGAAACTTTTAAATGGTCTTCAGTTTGCTGAAAAAGGCTCCATTACTATTGGAGGAACAAAGTTATCTGAAGAAACGGTTTGGGATACCAGAAAAATGGTTGGGATGGTTTTCCAAAATCCAGACAATCAGTTTGTCGGTACGACTGTTCAGGATGACGTTGCCTTTGGACTGGAGAACCATGGAGTTCCTCGAGAGGAAATGATTATCCGCGTACAAGAAGCATTAGAACAAGTAAAGATGAGTCAGTTTCTATTACAAGAACCTCATCATCTTTCAGGTGGACAAAAGCAGCGTGTAGCTATAGCTTCTGTATTAGCTCTAAAACCGGCTATTATCGTTTTAGACGAGGCTACATCTATGCTTGACCCAAAAGGGCGCGAGCAGGTTCTAGAAACGATCCGGGAGCTTAAAAGTGATAATGAATTAACCGTCGTTTCTATTACACATGATTTAGAGGAAGCTGCTAAGGCTGATCGAATGATTGTTATGAATAGAGGACAGCTGTATAAAGAAGGTACCCCGAAGGAAATTTTTCAACTAGAAGAAGAGCTTATTTCATTAGGATTGGATATTCCTTTTTCCGTAAAACTTAGCAAGAAGTTAAAAGAGTTAGGCATGACCTTAGATAAACATTTTCTATCAGAAGAAGAGTTGGTGAAACAATTATGGACATCTCACTCCAAGAAGTAG
- a CDS encoding energy-coupling factor ABC transporter ATP-binding protein, with product MDISLQEVEYKYSANTPFERLALVDVSIDIKAGTFLAIIGHTGSGKSTVIQHLNALLKPTSGKVVIGDRVITSDKKQKNLKEVRKRVGIVFQFPEHQLFEETVEKDICFGPMNFGVSESEAKERAKVAIRQVGLQEGILQKSPFDLSGGQMRRVAIAGVLAMQPDVIVLDEPTAGLDPRGRKEIMDMFYSLHKERSLSTILVTHSMEDAALYADQIAIMHQGRVYRKGNPTEIFSDPEGLFELGLDVPEVVRFQRKFEAEFGQPLGKTCLTIEELSETIVKHMQGGTK from the coding sequence ATGGACATCTCACTCCAAGAAGTAGAGTACAAATATTCAGCAAATACACCCTTTGAACGTCTTGCTTTAGTAGATGTCTCCATTGATATAAAAGCAGGAACTTTTTTGGCGATCATAGGTCATACCGGTTCTGGAAAATCCACCGTTATTCAGCATTTAAATGCCCTGTTAAAACCGACAAGTGGCAAGGTTGTAATTGGTGATCGAGTCATTACGAGCGATAAAAAGCAAAAGAATTTAAAGGAAGTAAGAAAAAGAGTGGGTATTGTTTTTCAATTCCCTGAACATCAGCTGTTTGAAGAAACCGTAGAAAAGGATATATGCTTTGGACCAATGAATTTTGGTGTTTCTGAATCGGAAGCAAAGGAGCGGGCAAAGGTTGCGATCCGACAAGTAGGCTTACAGGAGGGAATTCTTCAAAAATCTCCTTTTGATTTATCAGGAGGACAGATGAGAAGGGTAGCCATTGCCGGAGTTCTTGCCATGCAACCCGATGTAATTGTACTTGATGAGCCAACAGCGGGGCTAGATCCTCGTGGAAGAAAAGAAATAATGGATATGTTTTATTCCTTGCATAAAGAACGAAGCCTTTCTACCATTCTTGTTACTCATAGTATGGAGGATGCAGCCCTTTACGCTGACCAGATTGCAATTATGCACCAAGGCCGTGTATACAGGAAAGGAAATCCTACTGAGATATTCAGCGACCCTGAGGGGCTGTTTGAGCTTGGGCTTGATGTTCCTGAGGTGGTTCGCTTTCAACGAAAGTTTGAGGCCGAATTTGGACAACCACTAGGGAAAACATGTTTAACCATCGAAGAATTATCCGAAACGATTGTTAAACATATGCAGGGAGGAACTAAATAA
- a CDS encoding energy-coupling factor transporter transmembrane component T family protein, producing MMDKMIFGRYIPADSVLHRMDPRSKLVLIFLFVCVVFLANNALTYGTLLVYTLIMLSLSKISIRFIMAGLKPVLWLVVFTLLLHLFLTKEGNLLFQWGWIEVYEEGIKQGLFISLRFFLLILMTSLLTLTTTPIEITDGLEELLGPLKRVKFPVHELALMMSISLRFIPTLMQETDKIMKAQSARGVDFTGGPVKDRVKAIIPLLIPLFISSFKRAEELAIAMEARGYRGGEGRTKYRQLSWGARDTSMLLALGLVTALLAVLRG from the coding sequence ATAATGGATAAAATGATATTTGGTCGTTATATACCTGCTGACTCTGTGTTGCATCGTATGGATCCACGTTCCAAACTCGTTCTAATTTTTTTATTTGTTTGTGTCGTGTTTCTAGCAAATAATGCTTTAACGTATGGAACTTTACTGGTGTATACACTTATCATGCTTTCTTTATCTAAAATATCTATTCGATTTATCATGGCAGGTTTAAAGCCGGTTTTGTGGTTAGTTGTCTTTACATTGCTTCTTCATCTCTTTTTAACGAAGGAAGGGAATCTCCTGTTTCAATGGGGGTGGATCGAAGTATATGAAGAAGGAATCAAGCAAGGTCTATTTATTTCATTGCGTTTCTTTTTGCTTATTCTTATGACTTCTCTTTTAACCTTAACAACTACACCTATTGAAATAACAGATGGCTTAGAAGAGCTTCTTGGACCGTTAAAGAGAGTGAAATTTCCGGTCCATGAACTTGCGTTAATGATGTCTATATCCTTAAGATTCATTCCAACTCTTATGCAAGAGACAGATAAAATAATGAAGGCACAGTCTGCTCGAGGTGTCGACTTTACTGGAGGACCGGTAAAGGATCGTGTAAAGGCAATCATCCCATTGCTTATTCCTCTATTTATTTCTTCATTTAAACGTGCAGAGGAGCTTGCTATTGCGATGGAGGCAAGGGGATACCGTGGCGGTGAGGGGAGAACGAAGTATCGACAATTAAGCTGGGGAGCCAGAGATACATCTATGCTACTTGCCTTAGGGCTAGTTACGGCTTTACTAGCAGTCTTACGAGGGTAG
- the truA gene encoding tRNA pseudouridine(38-40) synthase TruA translates to MKRYKCKISYDGTAFHGYQVQPNKRTIQSELEAALTKLHKGREVKVTASGRTDAGVHAKGQVIHFDSDLSIPLSRWQLALHGALPSEIAILEVEEVTLDFHSRFDAIGKEYRYFIDNRKIRDPFQRNYSYHFPYPLDLDRIKEACTHFIGEYDFTSFCSAKTEVVDRVRTIYDLDILSEGEQLVFRFRGNGFLYNMVRIIVGTLIQVGNGEIRPDSIPGILEKRDRTFAGKTAPSQGLYLWKVFYE, encoded by the coding sequence ATGAAGAGATATAAGTGTAAAATATCTTATGATGGGACGGCCTTTCATGGCTACCAGGTTCAGCCTAATAAGCGTACGATTCAATCAGAGCTTGAAGCAGCCCTTACAAAGCTCCACAAAGGTAGAGAAGTAAAGGTTACCGCTTCCGGTCGTACAGATGCAGGTGTGCATGCAAAGGGGCAGGTAATTCATTTCGATTCAGACCTGTCCATTCCCTTATCAAGGTGGCAACTAGCGTTACATGGAGCTTTACCAAGTGAGATTGCCATTTTAGAGGTGGAGGAAGTGACTCTAGACTTTCATTCACGTTTTGATGCAATCGGAAAAGAGTATCGGTATTTTATTGATAACCGAAAAATTCGTGATCCGTTTCAAAGGAATTACTCGTATCATTTTCCTTACCCTTTGGACCTAGATAGGATAAAAGAAGCTTGTACCCATTTTATTGGTGAGTACGATTTTACTAGCTTTTGTTCCGCGAAGACAGAGGTCGTGGATCGTGTAAGAACGATATATGATCTAGATATTTTATCTGAGGGTGAACAGCTGGTATTTCGTTTTCGAGGAAATGGATTTCTGTATAATATGGTTCGTATCATTGTTGGAACCCTTATACAGGTAGGGAATGGGGAAATTAGGCCCGACTCTATTCCAGGAATTCTAGAAAAGCGAGACCGAACATTTGCTGGGAAAACAGCTCCCTCGCAAGGGTTATACCTGTGGAAAGTGTTTTATGAGTAG
- the rplM gene encoding 50S ribosomal protein L13: protein MRTTFMANSNNIERKWYVIDAEGKTLGRLASEVASILRGKHKPTFTPHVDTGDNVILINASKIELTGKKLTDKIYYRHTMHPGGLKTRTALEMRTNYAERMLELAIKGMLPKNSLGRQMFRKLHVYAGSEHPHQAQQPEVYELRG, encoded by the coding sequence ATGCGTACAACGTTTATGGCTAATTCAAACAATATTGAACGTAAATGGTACGTGATTGATGCAGAAGGCAAAACTCTTGGACGTCTTGCTTCAGAAGTTGCATCAATTCTACGTGGAAAACATAAACCAACTTTCACACCACATGTTGACACTGGTGATAACGTAATTCTAATCAATGCTTCAAAGATCGAGTTAACTGGTAAGAAGTTAACTGACAAGATCTACTACCGTCACACTATGCACCCAGGTGGTTTAAAAACTAGAACGGCTCTTGAAATGCGTACAAACTACGCTGAAAGAATGTTAGAGCTAGCTATTAAAGGCATGCTTCCTAAAAATTCTTTAGGTCGTCAAATGTTCAGAAAGTTACACGTATACGCTGGTAGCGAGCATCCGCACCAAGCACAACAACCTGAAGTTTACGAACTTCGTGGATAA
- the rpsI gene encoding 30S ribosomal protein S9, whose product MAQVQYIGTGRRKSSVARVRLVPGSGKITINDRDITDYIPFEALREVVKQPLNATETLGSYDILVNVNGGGYTGQAGAIRHGIARALLNVDPEYRPTLKRAGLLTRDARMKERKKYGLKGARRAPQFSKR is encoded by the coding sequence TTGGCACAGGTTCAATACATTGGTACTGGTCGTCGTAAAAGCTCCGTTGCACGTGTTCGTCTAGTTCCAGGCAGCGGTAAAATTACAATTAACGATCGTGACATCACTGATTACATTCCATTCGAAGCACTACGTGAAGTAGTAAAGCAACCATTAAACGCAACAGAAACTCTAGGTAGCTATGATATTCTTGTTAACGTTAATGGTGGAGGTTACACTGGTCAAGCTGGCGCTATCCGCCACGGTATCGCTCGTGCGTTACTAAACGTTGACCCAGAATACCGTCCAACACTTAAGCGTGCTGGCTTATTAACTCGTGACGCTCGTATGAAAGAACGTAAGAAATACGGTCTTAAAGGCGCTCGTCGTGCACCTCAGTTCTCAAAGCGTTAA
- a CDS encoding PAS domain S-box protein: MNQLEIDALEILDRITDGFFSVDTNWNFTYINSEAARLLFRNRDDLIGKNIWFEFPEAVYLAFYDQYNKAVKEQVPVTFSSFFPPLNTWFDVRAYPSSNGLSVYFLDVTTEKKSASEKQQHYKSLFEQNPDAVFSFDLEGNYLSVNSAMKRLLGYTEKEFLQSSYLPLVEEAELQRTRSHYEKAAAGYTQNYETKALHKDGRVVHVSVTNIPIIVDHEVVGVYGIAKDITDQKATELQLIKSEKLSAVGQLSASIAHEIRNPLTALKGFLQIMRSSAPSKEMSYYEIMADEIARIEQITGELLMAAKPQVQHFHYENLTDILHDVTKLLNSQALINRVNIHVNTEAIPLVYCVAHQLKQVFINLIKNAIESMPSGGDIHVFIGNSQNGQVYLKIMDQGCGIPEDLLQNIGIPFYTTKQKGTGLGMMTSFKIIESHGGRMEISSKEEEGTMVTITLPVHFVE, encoded by the coding sequence ATGAACCAACTCGAAATTGATGCACTTGAAATATTAGATCGAATAACAGATGGTTTCTTCTCGGTTGATACAAATTGGAACTTCACTTACATTAACTCTGAAGCAGCACGATTACTTTTCAGAAATCGAGATGATCTTATAGGTAAAAACATTTGGTTTGAATTCCCCGAGGCAGTATATTTAGCTTTCTACGATCAGTACAATAAAGCTGTAAAGGAACAAGTACCAGTTACATTTAGTTCTTTTTTTCCTCCGCTAAATACTTGGTTTGATGTAAGAGCCTATCCATCTTCCAATGGCCTCTCTGTATACTTTTTAGATGTTACAACAGAAAAGAAATCTGCTTCAGAAAAACAGCAACATTATAAATCCCTATTCGAACAAAATCCTGATGCTGTCTTCTCTTTTGATTTAGAAGGAAATTACCTTAGTGTTAACTCAGCTATGAAGCGCTTGTTAGGCTATACAGAAAAAGAATTTCTCCAATCATCTTACCTTCCCCTTGTTGAAGAAGCAGAATTACAAAGAACCAGAAGTCACTATGAAAAGGCAGCAGCAGGTTATACTCAAAATTATGAAACGAAGGCTTTACATAAAGATGGGCGAGTGGTTCACGTGAGTGTTACAAATATCCCCATTATAGTTGATCATGAGGTAGTGGGTGTATATGGGATTGCCAAGGATATCACGGATCAGAAGGCCACTGAGCTCCAGCTCATTAAGTCTGAAAAACTTTCAGCAGTTGGTCAACTCTCTGCTTCGATCGCACACGAAATACGTAACCCACTTACAGCTCTAAAGGGCTTTCTCCAAATCATGAGGTCATCTGCCCCAAGCAAAGAAATGTCCTATTATGAAATTATGGCAGATGAGATTGCACGTATTGAACAGATTACTGGTGAGTTACTAATGGCGGCCAAACCACAAGTTCAGCATTTTCATTATGAGAACCTAACAGACATCCTTCATGATGTGACGAAACTACTCAATTCACAAGCACTAATAAACCGAGTGAACATTCATGTCAATACAGAGGCTATTCCCCTAGTGTACTGTGTTGCACACCAGTTAAAACAAGTATTCATTAACCTAATAAAAAATGCGATTGAATCGATGCCATCAGGCGGAGATATTCATGTGTTTATAGGAAATTCTCAAAACGGGCAGGTTTATTTAAAAATTATGGACCAAGGCTGTGGTATCCCAGAAGATTTACTTCAAAATATCGGCATACCCTTTTATACAACGAAACAAAAAGGAACGGGTTTAGGTATGATGACGAGCTTTAAAATTATCGAGTCACATGGTGGTAGGATGGAAATATCAAGTAAAGAAGAGGAAGGAACGATGGTTACAATCACTTTACCTGTTCATTTTGTAGAGTAA
- a CDS encoding YbaK family protein produces MNVITTFKDKKREKQLKYEKSVLREISLKTLKERVKQYFGSSRITANLMTQSGIEEACYDVAIEAYLLGAHFSKFGFYGESVDSIKDRCHKEEKHLIDTLYNFLLYWGKGTEGVYSESLYYLCEQYVESWWHEGFRTGERRHKLRLH; encoded by the coding sequence GTGAATGTGATTACAACCTTTAAAGATAAAAAACGTGAAAAACAGTTGAAATATGAAAAATCAGTCTTAAGAGAAATCTCACTAAAAACGTTAAAGGAAAGAGTGAAACAATATTTTGGTTCATCTCGTATAACTGCTAATTTAATGACGCAATCAGGCATAGAAGAGGCTTGTTATGATGTAGCAATTGAAGCTTATCTTCTAGGTGCACACTTTAGTAAATTCGGGTTTTATGGAGAGTCAGTAGACAGTATTAAGGATCGATGTCATAAAGAGGAAAAACATTTAATCGATACACTTTATAATTTCCTCCTTTATTGGGGAAAGGGAACGGAAGGAGTTTATAGTGAGTCCCTTTATTACTTGTGTGAGCAGTATGTAGAAAGTTGGTGGCATGAAGGCTTTCGTACAGGAGAAAGAAGACATAAATTAAGGCTCCATTAA
- the cwlD gene encoding N-acetylmuramoyl-L-alanine amidase CwlD: MSKRAKIIAFTVGLVILFFILQYDYFKTKESWSSWSLPLSGQIILLDPGHGGPDGGAGEEGALEKDIALSVSKKLRDYLQEQGALVIMTREEDKDLAEGGTRGYSRRKTEDLKKRLAMINESEANFFVSIHLNSIPSQKWSGAQTFYAPQLKENAKAAKFIQDELRINLENTDRKAKPLSSVYILKNAQKPGVLVEVGFLSNPTEKQLLKTEEYQEKVAASIYKGLLRYFSNENELIEAE, translated from the coding sequence ATGAGCAAAAGAGCCAAAATCATTGCTTTTACCGTTGGACTAGTTATTTTATTTTTTATTCTTCAGTACGATTATTTTAAAACAAAAGAATCATGGAGTTCTTGGAGTCTTCCGCTTTCTGGCCAAATTATCTTATTAGATCCTGGTCATGGTGGACCTGATGGGGGAGCTGGGGAAGAAGGGGCCCTTGAAAAGGATATTGCATTAAGTGTATCGAAAAAATTAAGAGACTATCTTCAAGAGCAAGGTGCTTTAGTTATAATGACTAGAGAGGAAGATAAGGACTTAGCAGAGGGTGGAACTAGAGGATATAGTAGGAGAAAAACGGAGGATCTAAAAAAGCGTTTAGCCATGATCAATGAATCGGAAGCAAACTTTTTTGTTAGCATCCATCTAAATTCAATTCCTTCACAGAAATGGAGTGGTGCACAGACGTTTTACGCACCACAGTTAAAGGAAAATGCTAAGGCTGCAAAATTCATTCAGGACGAGCTTCGAATCAATCTTGAAAATACGGATCGAAAAGCAAAACCGTTAAGTTCTGTGTATATTTTGAAAAATGCACAGAAACCAGGGGTATTAGTGGAGGTTGGCTTTTTATCAAATCCAACTGAAAAGCAGTTGTTAAAGACCGAGGAATATCAAGAAAAGGTGGCAGCTTCCATCTATAAAGGACTGCTAAGATATTTCTCAAATGAAAATGAATTAATTGAAGCGGAGTAA
- a CDS encoding P-loop NTPase: MLTEAKVIELLQSVEEPFLHKTLDELNAIEEVKIKEEKKHVSVKIGIAKTGTAEQLQLQMKIVNLLKGAGAESVGIRFSELSQETLDKFRSTQEEESQGLLSPGSKTTFIAIASGKGGVGKSTVSVNLAVSLARLGKKVGLVDADIYGFSVPDMMGITKRPAVRGEKIIPVERFGVKVISMGFFVEDNSPIIWRGPMLGKMLNSFFNEVEWGELDYLLLDLPPGTGDVALDVHSMLPACKEVIVTTPHPTAAFVAARAGAMALKTDHEILGVVENMSYFESKLTGEKEYVFGQGGGEKLADELQTKVLGKLPLGQPDWNEDDFAPSIYHEDHKLGQIYKEIAGTIIESLGK; this comes from the coding sequence TTGTTAACAGAAGCAAAAGTGATTGAACTATTACAAAGTGTGGAAGAACCATTTTTACATAAGACATTAGATGAATTAAATGCCATTGAAGAAGTAAAGATTAAAGAAGAGAAAAAACATGTAAGTGTTAAAATAGGAATTGCAAAAACAGGAACAGCAGAACAGCTACAGTTACAGATGAAAATAGTAAACCTATTAAAGGGAGCGGGTGCAGAGTCAGTCGGAATTCGTTTTTCTGAACTGTCACAAGAAACTCTTGATAAGTTCCGTTCTACTCAGGAGGAAGAATCCCAAGGTCTTTTATCACCAGGAAGTAAGACAACCTTTATTGCTATTGCTAGCGGGAAAGGTGGAGTAGGAAAATCGACGGTTTCAGTGAATCTTGCTGTTTCTTTAGCAAGATTAGGGAAAAAAGTTGGGCTAGTGGATGCGGATATTTACGGATTTAGTGTACCAGATATGATGGGCATAACGAAGCGCCCAGCCGTACGTGGGGAAAAAATAATACCAGTCGAACGCTTCGGTGTAAAAGTCATCTCTATGGGCTTTTTTGTTGAAGATAACTCTCCTATCATCTGGCGAGGACCGATGCTTGGAAAGATGCTGAACAGCTTTTTCAATGAAGTTGAATGGGGAGAGTTAGATTATTTACTACTAGACTTACCTCCTGGAACAGGTGATGTAGCTCTTGATGTACATAGCATGCTTCCAGCCTGTAAAGAGGTTATCGTCACAACTCCACATCCAACAGCTGCTTTTGTTGCTGCGAGAGCGGGTGCCATGGCGCTTAAAACGGATCACGAGATTTTAGGTGTGGTTGAAAATATGTCTTATTTTGAAAGTAAGCTAACTGGAGAAAAGGAATATGTGTTCGGACAAGGTGGAGGAGAAAAGCTTGCTGATGAGCTTCAAACGAAGGTACTTGGCAAGTTACCTCTTGGCCAGCCTGATTGGAATGAAGATGATTTTGCTCCATCTATATATCACGAAGACCATAAGCTTGGTCAAATATATAAAGAAATCGCAGGTACGATCATCGAGTCACTTGGTAAATAG
- the gerD gene encoding spore germination lipoprotein GerD, with the protein MPKKSLVLPLLISGLLLTGCAEVDTSSQMDYEETKKMVVDILKTDDGKKAIKDVMNDETMKETLIMDQAVVSDTVEKALTSDQGTAFWKKSFEDPKFSESVAKSMRTENETLLKDLMKDPEYRTMMIDVLKDPELEKEVTTILKSAEYRKHVQAVMTETFESPLFKAKIQDLILKAVEEVAEQSGSKEEAKEEGTGA; encoded by the coding sequence ATGCCTAAAAAGTCTTTAGTGCTCCCTCTTTTAATAAGTGGGTTACTTCTTACTGGTTGTGCTGAAGTGGACACAAGCAGCCAAATGGATTACGAAGAAACAAAAAAAATGGTAGTTGATATTTTAAAGACTGATGATGGAAAAAAAGCTATAAAAGATGTGATGAATGATGAAACCATGAAGGAAACGTTGATCATGGACCAAGCAGTTGTTTCAGATACAGTTGAAAAAGCATTAACCTCAGATCAAGGGACTGCATTCTGGAAGAAGTCCTTTGAAGATCCAAAGTTCTCTGAAAGTGTAGCTAAAAGCATGAGAACAGAAAACGAAACCCTTTTAAAAGATTTAATGAAGGATCCAGAGTATCGAACCATGATGATTGATGTACTAAAAGACCCGGAACTTGAAAAAGAAGTAACAACCATCTTAAAAAGCGCCGAATACAGAAAGCATGTTCAAGCGGTTATGACCGAAACATTCGAAAGCCCTTTATTCAAGGCAAAAATTCAAGATCTCATTTTAAAAGCGGTAGAAGAGGTAGCTGAACAAAGCGGAAGTAAGGAAGAAGCAAAAGAAGAAGGGACAGGGGCATAG
- a CDS encoding KinB-signaling pathway activation protein, whose translation MNSRNLVRLFFSTLIIGGVTTGIVGFIVRWKEFEPFFTDFQIVEILSILAWLVGVGLIFSLISQMGFFAYLTVHRFGLGIFKSVKLWNGVQVLLIFFVLFDLVYLRFNAFSEKGDSLIPYLGLASFIAVSGFVVAYYKAKLTNKEAFIPALFFMIVVTVLEWVPILRVNENSWLYLMIFPLLICNAYQLLALPKFISNSEKSKKAV comes from the coding sequence TTGAATAGCCGTAACTTGGTAAGGTTGTTTTTCTCGACGCTTATAATCGGGGGAGTGACAACAGGAATCGTTGGCTTCATTGTTCGTTGGAAAGAATTTGAGCCGTTTTTTACTGATTTTCAGATAGTTGAAATATTATCAATCTTAGCATGGTTAGTAGGGGTTGGTTTGATATTCAGCCTTATTAGTCAAATGGGCTTCTTTGCCTACTTAACAGTTCATCGTTTTGGTTTAGGTATATTTAAATCAGTAAAGCTTTGGAATGGTGTACAAGTGCTACTTATCTTTTTTGTCCTTTTTGACTTGGTTTATTTACGATTTAATGCTTTTTCTGAAAAAGGAGACAGTCTGATACCTTATTTAGGACTTGCTTCATTTATTGCTGTTAGTGGGTTCGTTGTGGCATATTATAAAGCGAAGCTTACAAATAAAGAAGCGTTTATACCTGCACTTTTCTTTATGATTGTTGTTACTGTGTTAGAATGGGTACCCATTCTTCGAGTAAATGAAAATAGTTGGTTATACTTAATGATTTTCCCTTTGTTAATTTGTAATGCCTATCAGTTATTAGCATTACCAAAATTTATTTCAAATAGTGAAAAGAGTAAAAAAGCCGTCTAA
- the pdaB gene encoding polysaccharide deacetylase family sporulation protein PdaB, translating into MNFFYVLNGKSLKQFILVGVAAFFTAWFLYLENYVNVPAFSGKDGPKAVYKGEKDLAVSFNIGWGDEKAEPILDILKSKNVKSATFFLSGSWAERHPHIVDRIVKEGYEIGMLGYNYEDYTELEENKIVKDISRAQEAFRKLGIKDIKLLRAPTGHFDQKTLKVADRFGLTVIHWSIDSKDWTNPGVEIIQENAAKATKGDIILLHASDSAKQTAAALPSIIDDINKKGLKLVSVSEMIANATSSSKEIK; encoded by the coding sequence ATGAACTTTTTCTATGTATTAAATGGCAAATCATTAAAACAATTTATCCTTGTAGGAGTCGCAGCATTTTTCACAGCTTGGTTTTTGTACTTAGAAAATTACGTAAATGTACCAGCGTTTTCAGGAAAAGACGGTCCAAAGGCAGTTTATAAGGGAGAAAAAGACTTAGCTGTTAGCTTTAATATTGGATGGGGGGATGAAAAAGCAGAGCCGATTTTGGATATCCTAAAAAGTAAAAATGTAAAATCAGCGACTTTCTTTTTATCAGGTTCTTGGGCAGAAAGGCATCCACATATTGTGGATCGAATTGTGAAAGAAGGATATGAGATTGGAATGCTGGGATATAATTATGAAGATTATACCGAGCTAGAAGAAAACAAAATTGTAAAGGATATCTCAAGGGCTCAAGAGGCTTTTAGGAAACTCGGTATAAAGGATATAAAACTTTTACGAGCTCCTACAGGGCATTTTGATCAAAAAACCTTAAAAGTAGCAGACCGTTTTGGACTTACTGTAATCCATTGGAGTATCGACTCAAAAGACTGGACTAATCCAGGTGTCGAGATCATACAAGAAAATGCAGCTAAAGCTACCAAGGGAGATATTATTCTCCTTCACGCATCAGATTCTGCCAAACAGACAGCCGCTGCCCTTCCATCTATTATTGATGATATTAATAAAAAAGGATTAAAACTCGTATCTGTTTCCGAAATGATAGCAAATGCGACTTCGTCTTCAAAAGAAATAAAATAA